From Calothrix sp. PCC 6303, a single genomic window includes:
- a CDS encoding NACHT domain-containing protein has protein sequence MVKRSLQASLTGIQESKRAFARKGWTQENLAFEVNLKTRQPIWRFFSGRPVERHIFLEICSILELNWREIAADPPDEFLDRIEVPRVPTLDIDALVQQVRSQCREKIQDQCGILQLLDIGHPVAIDDIYIDVNILEEIPSQQWLDISNLQNINREEFDRFGLGEIEQKQIPGMQAIETYSKLRVLGKPGVGKTTFLQHLAIQCNRGIFAANLVPVFIVLRNFVEESRISGEFSLLSYIRSYFLTSRILDPSTIETLLQAGRVLVLLDGMDEVLNQESNAVLREIRRFSDKYHKNIFVATCRTAAQKLTIRGFTDVEVAPFTQEQITTFARKWFAVFSKTGNQAGQVQSGKFIQKLDLPENWQFRQLVITPLFLHLACWVFHGQEKFPTKRTDFYKQGLDLLLGKWDEARGVERDDVYRGFLLPQKLKLLSQIAAATFEEGQYFFEQRVIEEYIGDYIRNLPDLPMEPEELQLESEAVLKAIEAQHGLLTERARGIFSFSYLAFQEYFTARKIVASHNLQALEQALGGLVSHITDPHWREIFLLTSAMLRSADGLMQLMKQHIDALLAQDPYLQEFLTWASQKSSNTPSQPKVATGRAFYLALARTPHIASHFALACTLDQGMFLDVVLDDLLLECAIDRSQDFAYAHACGDALGNILGIVLDAGLHKSLQQLREELPNPNQNQEKFQAWWQIHSSAWVEQLKTTIVNYRHIDHHWQFSKQQQQTLQSYYDANQLLLDCLNSNCEVTASIRHEIEATLLLPTKELEEREWQ, from the coding sequence ATGGTCAAGCGATCGCTGCAAGCATCACTTACCGGAATTCAAGAGTCTAAAAGAGCATTTGCCCGGAAGGGGTGGACTCAGGAAAATTTGGCTTTTGAAGTCAACTTGAAAACTCGACAACCAATTTGGCGATTTTTCAGTGGTCGTCCAGTTGAACGTCATATTTTTTTGGAAATTTGTTCCATATTGGAACTGAATTGGCGGGAAATTGCTGCCGATCCCCCAGATGAATTTTTAGATCGGATCGAAGTTCCCCGGGTTCCAACTCTAGATATTGATGCCTTAGTTCAACAAGTGCGATCGCAATGCCGGGAAAAAATTCAAGACCAATGTGGGATATTACAATTATTAGATATCGGTCATCCCGTTGCGATCGATGACATATATATTGATGTCAATATTCTAGAAGAAATTCCCAGTCAACAATGGTTAGATATCTCTAACCTGCAAAACATTAATCGAGAAGAATTTGACCGCTTTGGCTTAGGTGAGATTGAGCAAAAACAAATACCAGGTATGCAAGCAATTGAAACCTACTCCAAGCTGAGGGTGTTGGGTAAACCAGGAGTAGGTAAAACTACTTTCTTGCAACATCTCGCTATTCAATGTAACCGAGGCATATTTGCAGCAAATCTGGTTCCTGTTTTTATCGTCTTGAGGAATTTTGTTGAAGAGTCTAGGATCAGCGGCGAGTTCAGCCTATTAAGCTATATTCGCTCTTACTTTCTCACGTCTAGAATTTTAGACCCCTCAACCATTGAAACCTTGCTTCAGGCAGGCAGAGTTTTAGTGCTGCTTGATGGGATGGATGAAGTTCTTAACCAAGAAAGTAATGCTGTTTTAAGGGAAATTCGCAGGTTTTCGGACAAATACCACAAAAATATATTTGTAGCAACCTGCCGAACAGCAGCTCAAAAGCTAACAATCCGAGGCTTTACCGATGTTGAGGTTGCCCCGTTTACCCAAGAGCAAATTACCACCTTTGCTCGAAAATGGTTTGCAGTATTCAGCAAAACAGGTAATCAAGCTGGGCAAGTACAGTCTGGTAAGTTTATTCAAAAGCTGGACTTACCTGAAAACTGGCAATTTCGCCAACTCGTCATCACACCCCTATTTTTGCATCTTGCTTGCTGGGTGTTCCATGGTCAAGAAAAATTTCCCACTAAGCGGACTGATTTCTATAAGCAAGGGTTAGATCTGCTTTTGGGAAAATGGGATGAAGCTAGAGGTGTTGAACGAGATGACGTTTACAGAGGATTTTTACTACCACAAAAGCTCAAATTATTGAGCCAAATTGCAGCAGCAACCTTTGAAGAGGGTCAGTACTTCTTTGAGCAACGTGTAATTGAGGAATACATTGGTGACTATATTCGGAATTTACCTGATTTACCAATGGAGCCAGAGGAACTGCAATTAGAAAGCGAAGCGGTGCTAAAGGCGATAGAGGCACAACATGGGCTACTAACAGAACGAGCGCGGGGAATTTTCTCTTTCTCCTATCTAGCATTTCAAGAATACTTCACAGCAAGAAAAATCGTCGCTAGTCATAACCTCCAAGCATTGGAGCAAGCTTTGGGAGGATTAGTTAGTCACATCACTGATCCTCACTGGCGCGAAATCTTCCTGTTGACATCTGCCATGCTGCGGAGTGCAGACGGGCTGATGCAGTTGATGAAGCAACACATTGATGCACTCCTCGCCCAAGACCCTTACCTACAAGAGTTTCTGACTTGGGCAAGCCAAAAATCTAGTAATACCCCGTCGCAACCAAAGGTTGCGACAGGACGGGCATTTTACCTTGCCCTTGCCCGAACTCCCCACATAGCTTCTCATTTTGCTTTGGCTTGTACCCTCGATCAGGGGATGTTTCTGGATGTGGTATTAGATGATCTATTGCTGGAATGTGCAATTGATCGAAGCCAAGATTTTGCCTATGCTCATGCCTGTGGAGATGCTCTCGGCAACATTTTAGGTATCGTTTTGGATGCTGGACTCCATAAATCCCTGCAACAACTGAGGGAAGAATTACCGAATCCAAATCAAAACCAAGAAAAATTTCAAGCCTGGTGGCAAATACATTCTTCAGCCTGGGTTGAACAATTAAAAACGACGATCGTTAATTATCGTCATATTGATCACCACTGGCAGTTTAGCAAACAGCAACAGCAAACCCTGCAAAGCTACTACGATGCTAATCAGCTACTGCTGGATTGCTTGAATAGCAATTGTGAGGTGACAGCTAGTATCAGGCATGAAATTGAAGCAACTTTATTATTGCCGACTAAGGAACTTGAAGAGCGGGAATGGCAATAG